One Halictus rubicundus isolate RS-2024b chromosome 10, iyHalRubi1_principal, whole genome shotgun sequence genomic window carries:
- the LOC143358168 gene encoding uncharacterized protein LOC143358168 → MENTSICIDTLINNITLYLSGKNCTNTSVIKVSNDSLSTNGELYFLPNLKVWRGVFQGKDVCDGKCTTILQHFFHVQNKEIDDKTNAEIANEVLSLLISSSKAWPIKIEKYFLQKERICLFLQRVPIIQNAIRAVIERQHDFGRSSPVNKVFSLRTNQDEESELTTARLRFIQIITENILHLHGCKTDKEDARFKVVFTSKSEGKTEDDYEKCVCGVVKNSKSNTKETQLTWEEYIQDKINELKILNDQKNFEMDEEDVRSDDQFLENIAKATATFELLSVKPSRAVFIGCKSAADRCITNTKGASFVLYNATRIAAIVAKYNSKKLAGEYPDLPNINDVNFSLLDQEEEWELVYNFIIGYQEIIKDCIKYEPVFQTNPQILCIFLSRLCQKFSIYYRRIRILTEAYDHLIPTMTARLFMLHSLQIVIQNALILMDIVPVLRM, encoded by the exons ATGGAAAATACATCTATTTGCATAGATACACTCATCAATAATATAACATTGTATTTAAGtggtaaaaattgtacaaatacTTCAGTCATCAAAGTAAGCAACGACAGTTTGTCAACAAATGGTGAATTGTATTTTTTACCTAACCTGAAAGTATGGAGAGGTGTGTTTCAAGGTAAAGATGTGTGCGATGGAAAATGCACAACAattttacaacatttttttcatgTGCAAAATAAGGAAATAGATGATAAGACCAATGCAGAAATTGCAAATGAG GTTTTATCATTGCTGATATCATCTAGCAAAGCCTGGCCTatcaaaatcgaaaaatatttcttgcagAAAGAAAGGATCTGCTTGTTTTTGCAACGTGTTCCTATTATACAAAATGCAATTAGGGCAGTTATTGAACGACAACATGACTTCGGAAGGAGTTCACCAGTTAATAAAGTCTTCAGTTTAAGGACAAATCAGGATGAAGAATCTGAACTGACAACAGCAAGGCTACGCTTCATACAGATTATCACTGAGAACATATTACATCTCCATGGCTGCAAAACCGACAAAGAGGATGCTCGTTTCAAGGTTGTATTTACCAGTAAGTCGGAGGGAAAAACGGAGGACGATTATGAAAAATGTGTATGCGGTGTAGTCAAGAATTCGAAGTCAAACACTAAAGAGACACAGTTAACATGGGAAGAATACATAcaagataaaataaatgaattgaaaatattaaatgaccaaaagaattttgaaatggaTGAGGAAGACGTAAGGTCAGATGACCAATTCCTTGAGAATATTGCAAAAGCAACAGCCACATTTGAATTATTATCCGTGAAACCCAGTCGTGCTGTTTTCATTGGATGCAAGTCTGCAGCTGATAGATGTATTACGAATACAAAAG GTGCATCCTTTGTGTTATATAATGCTACAAGAATCGCTGctattgttgcaaaatataacAGTAAAAAACTGGCAGGAGAGTATCCTGATCTACCAAATATCAACGACGTAAACTTTTCTTTATTAGACCAAGAG GAAGAATGGGAACTtgtatacaattttattattggATACCAAGAAATCATAAAGGATTGCATAAAATATGAACCTGTGTTCCAAACCAATCCTCAAAttctttgtatatttttatctAGATTATGCCAAAAATTCAGTATATATTATCGTAGAATTAGAATTCTAACT GAGGCATATGATCATTTAATTCCAACAATGACCGCAAGATTATTCATGCTGCATTCATTGCAAATTGTAATACAAAATGCGCTTATATTAATGGATATAGTTCCTGTATTACGAATGTAA